One Pseudorhodoplanes sinuspersici DNA segment encodes these proteins:
- a CDS encoding ABC transporter ATP-binding protein translates to MISIEGLSKTFDTQRNRPYLAITDIDLKVGDGEFVSILGPSGCGKSTLLYIVGGFVPPSTGVILVDNKPVTGPGPDRGPVFQEFALFPWKTVLGNVMYGLLEQGENRKAAEKRARELLAMVNLTRYADFYPKELSGGMKQRVAICRTLAYRPKILLMDEPFGALDAHTRVRLQNDLLDIWEQDRKTVLFVTHSVEEAVFLSDRVIVMTRSPGRIKEIISIDLPRPRNRAELLVNRKYQDYVVDIEKMMENPVDEAAH, encoded by the coding sequence ATGATTTCAATTGAAGGCCTGTCCAAAACTTTCGATACGCAGCGAAACCGTCCGTATCTTGCCATTACCGATATCGATCTGAAGGTGGGGGACGGCGAATTCGTCTCGATTCTGGGTCCTTCGGGCTGCGGTAAATCGACCCTTCTGTACATCGTCGGTGGCTTCGTGCCGCCATCGACCGGGGTGATCCTGGTCGACAACAAGCCGGTGACGGGCCCGGGCCCGGATCGCGGACCGGTATTCCAGGAATTCGCGCTGTTTCCCTGGAAAACGGTGCTGGGCAACGTGATGTACGGCCTCTTGGAGCAGGGCGAGAACCGCAAGGCCGCCGAAAAGCGGGCGCGCGAATTGCTGGCGATGGTCAACCTGACCCGCTACGCCGACTTCTATCCGAAGGAGTTGTCCGGCGGCATGAAGCAGCGCGTTGCCATCTGCCGCACGCTGGCCTACCGGCCGAAAATCCTGCTGATGGACGAGCCGTTCGGTGCGCTCGATGCGCATACCCGCGTGCGGTTGCAGAACGATCTGCTCGATATCTGGGAGCAAGACCGCAAGACGGTGTTGTTCGTCACCCATAGCGTGGAAGAAGCGGTGTTTCTCTCCGATCGGGTGATCGTGATGACGCGCTCGCCGGGCCGTATCAAGGAGATCATCTCGATCGATCTGCCGCGGCCGCGCAACCGCGCCGAACTTCTGGTCAACCGCAAGTATCAGGATTACGTCGTCGATATCGAGAAGATGATGGAAAACCCGGTCGACGAGGCGGCGCATTGA
- a CDS encoding Bug family tripartite tricarboxylate transporter substrate binding protein, with protein METFRRSARFSFALIATLAFATGATAQTYPDRTITLVNPFPAGASTDQISRLIQTKLQTALGQTVVIENKAGAGGNIGTSFVARAAPDGYTLLTAPNANFTITPHFQPPPYDPLKDFTPITTVAGAPLALVVHKSLGVNTVAELIEYAKKHPGQLSFGSSGVGSPHHVAGELINAKAGIAMTHVPYKGGSAAQADLTGGHIKVAVLTFSTVAALDDNAPIKILAVTGKDRLKRKPDIPSMAETIPGFDVFGWIAILAPAGTPKPIVDRINAEVKKILSDAEIAKRLDDLTFQVIADSPDGLAERIRSEYAMWGDVVKASGKTD; from the coding sequence ATGGAGACATTCCGGAGATCGGCCCGTTTCAGCTTTGCCCTGATTGCTACACTTGCCTTTGCGACAGGCGCCACGGCGCAAACTTACCCCGACCGCACCATCACCCTCGTCAATCCGTTCCCGGCGGGTGCTTCGACCGATCAGATCTCGCGGCTGATCCAGACCAAATTGCAGACAGCGCTCGGCCAGACGGTCGTGATCGAAAACAAGGCCGGCGCCGGCGGCAATATCGGCACGTCCTTCGTCGCGCGAGCGGCGCCGGACGGCTACACGCTGTTGACCGCGCCGAATGCCAATTTCACCATCACTCCGCATTTCCAGCCGCCGCCCTACGATCCGCTGAAGGACTTCACGCCGATCACCACCGTCGCCGGCGCACCATTGGCGCTGGTGGTGCACAAGTCGCTCGGTGTGAATACGGTTGCCGAACTGATTGAATACGCAAAGAAGCATCCGGGGCAACTGTCGTTCGGCTCGTCCGGTGTCGGCTCGCCGCATCATGTCGCCGGCGAGCTCATTAACGCCAAGGCCGGCATCGCCATGACGCATGTCCCCTACAAGGGTGGCTCGGCGGCACAGGCCGATCTCACCGGCGGGCATATCAAGGTGGCGGTGCTGACCTTCTCGACTGTTGCCGCGCTCGACGACAATGCGCCGATCAAGATCCTCGCCGTGACCGGAAAGGATCGCCTCAAGCGAAAGCCGGACATCCCGTCGATGGCCGAGACCATTCCCGGCTTCGATGTGTTCGGTTGGATCGCCATCCTTGCGCCGGCCGGGACGCCGAAGCCGATCGTCGACAGGATCAACGCCGAGGTGAAGAAGATCCTGAGCGATGCGGAAATCGCCAAGCGTCTCGACGATCTCACCTTCCAGGTGATCGCCGACAGTCCGGACGGTCTCGCTGAGCGCATCCGCTCCGAATATGCGATGTGGGGCGATGTGGTGAAGGCAAGCGGCAAGACGGATTAG